Proteins co-encoded in one Corylus avellana chromosome ca9, CavTom2PMs-1.0 genomic window:
- the LOC132162607 gene encoding IQ domain-containing protein IQM6, giving the protein MGISLSCPLADLDDVDSRFEAILVRSISFRGGDVRSQLRSVSFNGRDSVSFNGRDSVKTPSAEMENTVFGRCVNSKTEDIGDQFQRSDGLSEKTHQSPLSGPTKHRYQAALKLQKVYKSFRTRRRLADCAVLVEQRWWKLLDFAELKRSSISFFDIEKPETAVSRWSRARTRAAKVGKGLSKDEKALKLALQHWLEAIDPRHRYGHNLQIYYVNWLQCESKQPFFYWLDIGEGKEVNLERCPRLKLQQQCIKYLGPAERKAYEVVVRDGKLLYKQSDKLLDTTEGPKDAKWIFVLCTSKTLYVGQKNKGTFQHSSFLAGGATLSAGRLVVEDGVLKAVWPHSGHYRPTEENFQEFMLFLEEQNIDLTNVKKSPNEEEEEAPNEKANDICLQSNPSMSEHFLAQECSDSRDLDSNAKETPRPPMSRLSRELGSKVARLEIPYQHDVIDISKKEAHQSDCHAHPPESAEDGYETAEESFLSEEDFMVPKLNLFDGDQEEDDEQPIPKEKIMQRIDSHKGMKSYQLAKCLSSKWATGAGPRIGCMRDYPSELQFRVLEQANLSPRSRSINASPRTLSHCSPKVLTPNSLCRETSAGRSSLAPEQLILSQSATP; this is encoded by the exons ATGGGGATATCCTTATCTTGTCCATTAGCTGACCTTGATGATGTGGATAGTCGCTTTGAAGCTATTCTTGTACGATCAATTAGTTTTAGGGGCGGAGATGTAAGGAGTCAGCTGCGATCAGTCAGTTTCAATGGCCGTGATTCAGTCAGTTTCAATGGCCGTGATTCAGTCAAAACTCCTTCTGCAGAAATGGAAAACACTGTATTTGGTAGATGTGTGAACTCTAAGACTGAAGACATTGGAGACCAATTTCAAAGATCAGATGGATTGTCTGAGAAAACTCACCAATCACCATTGTCAGGCCCAACAAAGCATAGGTACCAGGCTGCATTGAAGTTGCAGAAAGTGTACAAGAGTTTCCGAACAAGGAGGCGGCTGGCAGATTGTGCAGTTCTTGTGGAGCAGAGATG GTGGAAGCTGCTCGATTTTGCAGAACTGAAGCGGAGCTCTATATCATTCTTTGACATCGAGAAACCCGAGACTGCTGTTTCACGCTGGTCCAGGGCTAGAACTAGAGCTGCTAAG GTGGGGAAAGGCTTATCTAAGGATGAAAAGGCTCTTAAACTTGCTTTACAACATTGGCTTGAGGCA ATTGATCCCCGCCATCGCTATGGCCATAATCTTCaaatttattatgttaattGGCTTCAGTGTGAGAGTAAACAGCCTTTCTTCTACTG GCTCGATATAGGAGAAGGAAAAGAAGTAAATCTTGAGAGATGTCCTCGATTGAAGCTTCAGCAACAATGCATCAAATATCTTGGTCCA GCAGAACGGAAGGCTTATGAAGTTGTGGTGCGGGATGGGAAACTTCTCTATAAGCAGAGTGACAAATTACTTGATACAACAGAAGGACCCAAAGATGCCAAGTGGATCTTTGTTCTTTGCACATCCAAGACCTTGTATGTTGGGCAGAAGAACAAGGGCACATTTCAACATTCTAGTTTCTTGGCAGGAGGAGCCACATTGTCTGCTGGAAGATTGGTAGTGGAAGACGGCGTTCTGAAg GCAGTTTGGCCTCACAGTGGGCATTATCGACCGacagaagaaaattttcaagaattCATGTTGTTCCTTGAGGAACAGAATATAGATCTCACCAATGTAAAG AAAAGCCCaaatgaagaggaagaagaagcccCTAATGAAAAGGCCAATGACATTTGCCTCCAAAGCAACCCATCAATGAGTGAACATTTCTTGGCTCAAGAGTGCTCTGATTCCAGAGACCTGGATTCTAATGCTAAAGAAACTCCCCGACCCCCCATGTCTAGATTGTCACGAGAATTAGGCTCGAAAGTAGCCAGACTTGAAATACCATACCAACATGATGTAATTGACATTTCTAAGAAGGAAGCACATCAATCAGATTGCCACGCTCACCCTCCAGAATCTGCAGAAGACGGTTATGAGACAGCGGAAGAGTCATTCTTATCAGAGGAAGATTTCATGGTTCCTAAGCTAAACTTGTTTGATGGAGaccaagaagaagatgatgaacaGCCCATCCCAAAAGAGAAAATCATGCAAAGGATAGACTCGCATAAAGGAATGAAGTCATATCAGTTGGCCAAGTGTTTATCCAGTAAATGGGCAACCGGCGCCGGGCCACGGATTGGTTGCATGAGAGACTATCCTTCTGAGCTTCAGTTCCGGGTTTTAGAGCAAGCCAATTTGTCTCCAAGATCAAGAAGTATTAATGCATCCCCGCGGACCTTGTCCCACTGCAGCCCAAAGGTTTTGACTCCAAATTCTTTGTGTAGAGAGACAAGTGCAGGCAGAAGTTCCCTTGCTCCGGAGCAACTGATACTGTCTCAATCAGCAACACCATAG
- the LOC132192050 gene encoding homogentisate solanesyltransferase, chloroplastic: MELSLSPSSSLRIQAVFPHCKTPFYHTKIPTKPTSKSHRSLLECHPILPSIALFDPRSYSKPASNRRCRRNSTWACTQIGAAGSDPIPNKISDFKDACWRFLRPHTIRGTALGSSALVARALIENTHLIKWSLLLKAFSGLFALICGNGYIVGINQIYDIGIDKVNKPYLPIAAGDLSVQSAWLLVIFFAVTGLLIVGLNFGPFITSLYCLGLFLGTIYSVPPFRMKRFPVAAFLIIATVRGFLLNFGVYYATRAALGLTFEWSSPVAFITTFVTLFALVIAITKDLPDVEGDRKFQISTLATKLGVRNIAFLGSGLLLVNYVASALAALYIPQAFNRSLMVPAHMILASILIFQAWVLEQANYTQEAISRFYRFIWNLFYAEYIIFPFI; this comes from the exons ATGGAGCTCTCGTTGTCTCCTTCGTCTTCACTTCGAATCCAAGCCGTATTCCCTCACTGCAAGACACCATTTTATCACACAAAGATACCCACTAAGCCTACAAGCAAATCTCATCGCTCTCTCTTAGAATGCCACCCAATATTGCCTTCAATTGCACTTTTCGATCCCAGAAGTTACTCGAAACCTGCATCAAACAGACGGTGTAGGCGTAATTCCACCTGG GCATGCACTCAAATTGGAGCAGCTGGGTCTGAtccaataccaaataaaatttcAGACTTTAAAGATGCGTGCTGGAGATTTCTTAGGCCTCATACCATACGTGGAACAGCTCTAGGGTCCTC TGCTTTGGTGGCAAGAGCGTTGATTGAGAACACACATTTGATAAAGTGGTCTCTGCTACTTAAGGCATTCTCTGGCCTTTTTGCTTTAATATGCGGAAATGGCTATATAGTTGGCATCAATCAGATCTACGATATTGGGATTGACAA GGTAAACAAACCTTATTTACCTATAGCTGCAGGGGATTTATCGGTTCAATCTGCATGGTTATTGGTGATATTTTTTGCAGTGACTGGCCTGTTGATTGTTGGATTGAACTTTGGCCCATTCATTACTTCTCTTTACTGTCTTGGTCTTTTTCTTGGCACCATCTATTCAGTTCCTCCATTTAGAATGAAGAGATTTCCTGTTGCAGCATTTCTTATAATTGCCACG GTCCGcggttttcttctaaattttggtGTATATTACGCCACTAGAGCGGCCCTTGGACTTACATTCGAGTGGAG CTCACCCGTGGCTTTCATCACTACTTTTGTAACATTGTTTGCGCTGGTCATTGCCATAACAAAAGATCTTCCTGATGTTGAGGGTGATCGCAA GTTTCAGATATCAACCTTAGCAACAAAGCTTGGAGTTAGGAACATTGCGTTCCTTGGTTCTGGGCTTTTGTTGGTAAACTATGTTGCTTCTGCACTGGCAGCACTTTACATTCCTCAG GCTTTCAACCGTAGCTTAATGGTACCTGCTCATATGATCTTGGCATCAATCTTGATCTTCCAG GCATGGGTGTTGGAACAAGCAAATTACACTCAG GAAGCAATCTCACGGTTCTATCGATTTATATGGAATCTCTTCTATGCTGAGTACATTATATTCCCTTTCATCTAG